The Candidatus Aminicenantes bacterium genome contains the following window.
CAGGACCTCAAGGTCGGCCATATCCTGGGCGGCACGCCCTGGAAGATGCAGGTCGGCAACCTGATCGGCATCCTGGTCGCTTCGCTGGTCCTCTATTTCCCGATCATGCTCCTGATCAAGTCGTTCGAGCTCGGCAGCAAGGACCTGCCCGCCCCGCAGGCCGGGCTGATGGCCGTTCTGGCCAAGGGCATCGTCGGCGGCGAGCTGGCCTGGCCGCTGGTCATCGTCGGCATGTTCATGGGCTTTGCCTTCATCCTCATCCAGGTCAAGTCGCCCATGCTCGTCGCCGTCGGTATGTACCTCCCGCTCGAAACCACCTTCGCCATCTTCGTCGGCGGCATGATCAAGGGACTCCTCGACAAGCGAGCGGCCAAGCGCGGCTGCAATCCGGGCCAGAAAGCCCGGCTTGAAAACGTCGGCATCCTCCTGGCGGCAGGCCTCATCGCCGGAGAAGGCTTGACCGCCTTGGTCCGAGCCCTGTGGAAGTTCCTCTTCATGAACAACATCATCCATTTCGACATCTTCAAGGTCTTCAAGGAGCCGAGCTATCTCGTCGGGCTGGCCGTCCTCGCCCTGATGGGCTGGTACCTCATCGCGGTGCCCCTCAAGAACGCCGGCGCCGCCGATGAACCTCCGCCGCCGTCGGCCGTCATCTGACGCCTTTAATCGTCCATCCCGCCCCATCCGTTCCGAAAACGGATGGGGCGTTTTTTGGGCCGACCTTGATCGGCTCTCCCGCCGCCGGTTTGTATCCAAGGCACGGAATCGACTACAATAGCGGAGGAGAGTCTATCCTTGGCTAAGCGCACCATCCTCAAGCTCGGGCACCCGACTTTGTCCCAGGTGTCCTCCCCGGTGGCCGAAGTCGACGCCGAAATCCGGACCCTTGTCCGCGACATGATCGAGACGATGCACAAGGCTCCGGGAATCGGTTTGTCGGCCCCCCAGCTCGACGTCAAGAAGCGGATCATCACCGTCGATCTGAGCGTCGGCGAGGATCCCGACGCCCTCTATGTCCTGCTCAACCCGGAGATCATCAGCCGCGAAGGCAAATGCGTCCGCGAAGAAGGCTGTCTGTCGGTCCCGGAGATCTACGAAAAAGTGGCTCGCCCCCAGACGATCGTCGTCAAGGGGATGGATGCCGAAGGCCGGGACGTGAAGATCGAAGCCGCAGACATTCTGGCCCGGGCCTTCTGCCACGAGATCGACCACCTCGACGGCAAGCTCTTCGTCGATTACCTATCGCCCCTCAAGCGGAGCCTCATCCGGAAAAAATTCAAGAAGCCCGAGGCAAAGAAAAAAACCTGATGCGAATCGTCTTTTTCGGAAGTCCGGGAGCCGCTCTCCCATCAATGACCGCCCTCCTTGCCGCCGGCCACCAGATTCCCTTGGTCGTGACTCGACCGGACCGCCCGGCCGGCCGTGGCCGCGTCCCAACCCCCTGCCCGGTCAAGGCTTTCGCCCTGGAGCGCGGCCTGCCCACTTACGAACCCGAGAAGATTCGCCAGGACCCCCAGGCCGTCGAGAGGCTCAGGGCGGCCCGGGCCGATATCCATATCGTCGTAGCCTACGGCCAGATCATGCCCGTTTCCATCATCGATCTGCCCCCGCGCCGGTCCCTGAACCTGCATTTTTCGCTCCTCCCGGCTTTCCGAGGGGCCTCTCCCGTCTGCTGGGCCATCCGCCGCGGCGAGATCCGGACCGGGGTCACCATCTTCCGGCTGAACGAGAAGATGGACGAGGGCGCCATCTACGCCTGCGCCGGGGAGGAGATCAAGCCCGACGACACGACCGGCTCGCTCGAAGAAAGGCTGGCCGTTTTGGGAGCGGGCCTGCTCGTCCGGACGCTGGCGAACATGGGTGCCATCATCCCCAAGCCCCAGGATCCCGAATCGGCCACCTACGCCCCCAAGCTCAAGAAAGAGGACGGCGCCATCGATTGGAGCGCCGAGGCGGGGCTCGTCGACAGGCATGTCCGGGCCATGCTTCCATGGCCGACGGCCTTCAGCTTTTCGGCTGGGGGGCGGATCATCGTGTTGGCCGGCAAATCCGTGCCGCGGCCGGGAGGGGCCGACCCTGCCCCGGAACCGGGGAGCGTCCTTTCGGCCGGGAAGACCGGCATCCTCGTCGCCTGCGGCGGAAGGACGGCCTATGCCATACTTCGCCTGCAGCCCGAAGGGCGCAAGCCCATGGACGCAGCGGCGTTTCTGGCGGGCGGCAAGCTCGCGGCCGGCCGCAGGCTGAGCGCGATTCCGCAAGCCTAACGCCAAGCGCGAGATCGGCCGCCTCTTACGCGAACGGACCCACCCCTTCAAGGGAAAATGCTTGGCCCGGTTCAGGGTTGGCTATTCTTCGAGAATGAACAGGTAGGGGTTGACCGAGGTCCCGTTAAGCCGAATCTCATAGTGGACATGCGGCCCCAGGGCTTTGCCCGTCTGGCCGACTTCTCCGATGACGTCGCCGCGCTTGACCCTTTGGCCGATCCGGCATTTGAAGGCGCTCATATGCCCATAAATAGTGGTGTATCCCAGACCGTGGTTGATCTGAACCGATAGGCCAAAAAGCTTGTCCGAGTTGATGGCGATGACGACGCCGTCGGCCGTGGCGACGATGGGATTGCCTAGAGCGGATGCGATATCAATCCCATAATGGAAAGTCTGCTTTCTGGTAAACGGATCCGGCCGCCAGCCGAACTGCGAAGTCAGAAGGCCGACTGTCGGGTAGATGGTCGGGGTTGAAGCCAGGCGGTTTTCCTGATTCTGGAAGAAACCGACCAGCGAATCCAGATTTTTCTGGATATCTTCAGTCTTTTGCTGGATATTTTTGAGATTGCCGGAGCCAATCGCAGGCGGAAGACCGGGGATGGTCTGGCCGCTGTCGGGAGTGTAACCGCCGCCGCCGATGCCGACTTCCTTTAGGACGTCCGGCGACTTGATCCCGGCCATGAGGTTGAGCTTTTTGACGTAATCATCAAAGGCCAGGATTCGTTTCTGCAGGGTCCCCAAGGTCGATTCATAATTGGCCAGGGTTTCCCTCTGCTTGGCGTTCTCGGCCGCCAAGTTCTTGTACTCACGGCCTTTGACCTGGATCCGAATATAATCCGCCGTGACTCCGAGGCCTATGACGACCACAAGGATCGCGATCCATTTGACGGCGTTGATCGTCCTTTTGGAGAAGGATAGCGTCCGGAAGCCCGATTTGGTATGCGGGACGATGATCAGGGAGAGGTGTTTCTTTCCCATGGTATCTTTTTACGTCCTTTTGATTACCACAGCCCAGAAATCGATGTCAAGGCCGAAGATTTCAGGCTCCGCATAGGACGCCTCCTCCGTTGACGCTTAGGACGGCTCCGGTGATGTGCCTGGCCAGGTCCGAAGCCAGAAAGAGGATCGGGCCGGCGATATCCTCCGGGGGGGGAATCCGCTTGAGGGGGATGGACTGCCGGACGCTCTCCCGGTAGGCCGCGTCGCCGAAGACCCCGGTGCACATGTCCGTATCGACCCAGCCCGGCGCGACGCAGTTGACGTTGATGTTCCAAGGCGCGAATTCCACCGCCCAGGACTTGGTCAGGGCGTTCATAGCACCCTTGGACGCGGCATAATGGGAGTGGAAGGCCTCCCCGCGGATGCCGGCCGTCGATCCGACGTTGACGATGGCTGACCTCGGCCTGGCTTTCAACAGCGGGAGAACGGCGTCGACGAGATAGAAGAGTCCGTCCAGGTTGACGGCCATCGTTTCGCGCCAGGCCTCGGCGTCCCCTGCCCCCATTTCGAGCGGGGTCCAGATACCGGCGTTATTGACGAGCGCATCAAGGCCGCCCCAACGCTCCGCCAGCGCGGCCGCCAACGATCGGACCTGATCCTCACTAGATAGCTCGACTTTATAAGTAAAGCAATTGCGGCCTATCTTTTCGACAGCTGATCGAACTTCAAGAGCGGCTTCTTCCCGGCATTGGTAAGTGATGGCGACATCGCTGCCCGCTTCGGCGAAAAGCAGGGCGGCCGCACGCCCGATGCCGCGCGACCCGCCGGTTATCAAAGTCCTCCGGCCGGTTAGATTGATCATCGTCTAACTATAACTCAAAGCGAAGTCTTTTGATTCATCAAATTGATGATACCGATATATCTCAGAGGCGAAGGGAATCACCTTCTCTCGCATGACCGCCATGTATTCCTCCGGAGTCGGCAGCTTGCCCTTCAGCGCGGTGACCGCGGCCAGCTCGGCCGAGCCGAGATAGACCCGGGCGCCATCCCCGATTCGGTCGTCAAAATTGCGGGTCGATGTGGAAAGGACGTTGGCTCCCGGCTGAACCCGGGCCTGGTTGCCCATGCAGAGGGAACAGCCCGGAATCTCGGTCCTGGCCCCGATCTGGGAGAGGATGGAATAAAAGCCTTCTTTCTTTAACTGGATCTCATCCATCTTTGTCGGTGGAGTGATCCAGATCCTTGTCTTGGGGTAAGGCGCCTTGTCCCAGATGCGCCCTGCGGCTCTAAAGTGGCCGATATTGACCATGCAGGAGCCGATGAAGACCTCGTCGATCCGATCCCCCGCCACCTCGGAGAGCCGCCTGACGTCGTCGGGATCGTTAGGGCAGGCCAGGATGGGCTCGGCGATCTCGGACAGGTCGATTTCCAGAACGGCGGCATAGGAAGCACTTGCGTCGGCCGCCGCGAGGGCCGGCTTGGCCAGCCAGGCCCGGGCCGCTTCGATCCGACGCCGCAGGGTATCGGCGGCCTGGTATCCGGACGAGATCATCTTCTCCATCAGGGCGATGTTGCTTTTCAAGAAAGCGGCGACCGTCGCGGGCCCTAAGGCGATGGAGCTGCCGGCCGCCGATCGCTCGGCCGAAGCGTCCGTAAGCTCGTAGGCCTGCTCCACGGTCAGGTCCGGCAGGCCCTCCATCTCCAGAATCCGGCCGTTGAAGACGTTTTTCTTGCCCTTCTTGACCACGGTCAAAAGCCCGCGTTGGATGGCGTAATACGGGATCGCGTTGACTGCATCCCGCAGCGTTATCCCGGGATTGAGGCGGCCTTTGAAACGGACCAGAACGGACTCCGGCATATCCAGCGGCATGAAACCCAACGCTCCGGCAAAGGCGACCAACCCCGATCCGGCCGGGAAGCTCAAGCCGATCGGGAATCGGGTGTGAGAGTCTCCTCCTGTGCCCATGGCATCGGGAAGCAGAAGCCGGTTGAGCCAGGAGTGGATGACCCCGTCGCCCGGCTT
Protein-coding sequences here:
- the def gene encoding peptide deformylase → MAKRTILKLGHPTLSQVSSPVAEVDAEIRTLVRDMIETMHKAPGIGLSAPQLDVKKRIITVDLSVGEDPDALYVLLNPEIISREGKCVREEGCLSVPEIYEKVARPQTIVVKGMDAEGRDVKIEAADILARAFCHEIDHLDGKLFVDYLSPLKRSLIRKKFKKPEAKKKT
- the fmt gene encoding methionyl-tRNA formyltransferase, whose translation is MRIVFFGSPGAALPSMTALLAAGHQIPLVVTRPDRPAGRGRVPTPCPVKAFALERGLPTYEPEKIRQDPQAVERLRAARADIHIVVAYGQIMPVSIIDLPPRRSLNLHFSLLPAFRGASPVCWAIRRGEIRTGVTIFRLNEKMDEGAIYACAGEEIKPDDTTGSLEERLAVLGAGLLVRTLANMGAIIPKPQDPESATYAPKLKKEDGAIDWSAEAGLVDRHVRAMLPWPTAFSFSAGGRIIVLAGKSVPRPGGADPAPEPGSVLSAGKTGILVACGGRTAYAILRLQPEGRKPMDAAAFLAGGKLAAGRRLSAIPQA
- a CDS encoding M23 family metallopeptidase, which produces MGKKHLSLIIVPHTKSGFRTLSFSKRTINAVKWIAILVVVIGLGVTADYIRIQVKGREYKNLAAENAKQRETLANYESTLGTLQKRILAFDDYVKKLNLMAGIKSPDVLKEVGIGGGGYTPDSGQTIPGLPPAIGSGNLKNIQQKTEDIQKNLDSLVGFFQNQENRLASTPTIYPTVGLLTSQFGWRPDPFTRKQTFHYGIDIASALGNPIVATADGVVIAINSDKLFGLSVQINHGLGYTTIYGHMSAFKCRIGQRVKRGDVIGEVGQTGKALGPHVHYEIRLNGTSVNPYLFILEE
- a CDS encoding SDR family NAD(P)-dependent oxidoreductase produces the protein MINLTGRRTLITGGSRGIGRAAALLFAEAGSDVAITYQCREEAALEVRSAVEKIGRNCFTYKVELSSEDQVRSLAAALAERWGGLDALVNNAGIWTPLEMGAGDAEAWRETMAVNLDGLFYLVDAVLPLLKARPRSAIVNVGSTAGIRGEAFHSHYAASKGAMNALTKSWAVEFAPWNINVNCVAPGWVDTDMCTGVFGDAAYRESVRQSIPLKRIPPPEDIAGPILFLASDLARHITGAVLSVNGGGVLCGA